A genomic region of Salvelinus alpinus chromosome 12, SLU_Salpinus.1, whole genome shotgun sequence contains the following coding sequences:
- the LOC139535454 gene encoding ras-related protein Rap-1A-like — translation MREYKLVVLGSGGVGKSALTVQFVQGIFVEKYDPTIEDSYRKQVEVDGQQCMLEILDTAGTEQFTAMRDLYMKNGQGFALVYSITAQSTFNDLQDLREQILRVKDTEDVPMILVGNKCDLEDERVVGKEQGQNLARQWNHCAFLESSAKSKINVLDIFYDLVRQINRKTPVEKKKAKKKSNCVLL, via the exons ATGCGTGAATACAAGCTAGTGGTGCTAGGCTCGGGAGGCGTGGGCAAGTCCGCTCTG ACAGTCCAGTTTGTACAGGGAATCTTTGTGGAAAAATATGACCCAACAATAGAAGACTCCTACAGAAAG CAAGTGGAGGTAGATGGACAGCAATGCATGCTTGAAATCCTCGACACAGCCGGCACA GAGCAGTTCACTGCAATGAGAGATCTGTACATGAAGAACGGTCAGGGCTTTGCCCTGGTGTACTCCATCACAGCACAGTCCACGTTCAACGACCTGCAGGACCTGAGGGAACAGATCCTGAGAGTGAAGGACACCGAAGAT GTGCCGATGATCCTGGTGGGTAATAAGTGTGACCTGGAGGATGAGCGGGTGGTGGGAAAGGAGCAGGGTCAGAACCTGGCCAGACAGTGGAACCATTGTGCCTTTTTAGAGTCCTCCGCAAAGTCAAAGATCAACGTCCTCGAC ATCTTCTATGACTTGGTCAGACAGATAAATAGGAAAACGCCTGTGGAAAAGAAGAAAGCGAAAAAGAAATCAAACTGTGTCCTGCTCTAA